A part of Streptomyces sp. NBC_01210 genomic DNA contains:
- a CDS encoding roadblock/LC7 domain-containing protein, producing MSQAAQNLNWLITNFVDNTPGVSHTVVVSADGLLLAMSEGFPRDRADQLAAVASGLTSLTAGASRIFEGGAVNQTVVEMERGFLFIMSVSDGSSLAVLAHPEADIGLVGYEMALLVDRAGSVLTPDLRAELQGSLLN from the coding sequence ATGAGCCAGGCGGCGCAGAATCTGAACTGGTTGATCACCAACTTCGTGGACAACACCCCTGGGGTGTCCCACACCGTGGTGGTCTCCGCCGACGGACTCCTGCTGGCGATGTCCGAAGGTTTCCCGCGTGACCGCGCCGATCAGCTGGCGGCCGTAGCCTCCGGGCTGACCTCGCTGACCGCGGGAGCGTCCCGGATCTTCGAAGGCGGTGCGGTCAACCAGACGGTGGTGGAGATGGAACGAGGCTTCCTCTTCATCATGTCCGTCTCCGACGGTTCCTCGCTGGCCGTACTCGCACACCCCGAGGCCGACATCGGCCTGGTGGGTTACGAGATGGCTCTGCTCGTGGACCGGGCGGGCAGTGTGCTCACCCCGGACCTGCGTGCAGAGCTCCAGGGAAGTCTTCTCAACTAA
- a CDS encoding acyl-CoA carboxylase subunit beta, whose protein sequence is MTVLDETSSEPSDARGRVAELHDLREQARSGPSERATQAQHAKGKLTARERIALLLDEGSFREVEQLRRHRATGFGLEAKKPYTDGVITGWGTVEGRTVFVYAHDFRIFGGALGEAHATKIHKIMDMAISAGAPLVSLNDGAGARIQEGVSALAGYGGIFQRNTRASGVIPQISVMLGPCAGGAAYSPALTDFVFMVRETSQMFITGPDVVKAVTGEEITQNGLGGADVHAETSGVAHFAYDDEETCIAEVRYLLAMLPSNNRENPPVAHAEDPADRRSDVLLDLVPADGNRPYDMHKVIEELVDDGDYLEIHERWARNIICALARLDGQVVGIVANQPQTLAGVLDIEASEKAARFVQMCDAFNIPIITLLDVPGFLPGVDQEHGGIIRHGAKLLYAYCNATVPRISLILRKAYGGAYIVMDSQSIGADLTYAWPTNEIAVMGAEGAANVIFRRQIAEAEDPEAMRVRMVKEYKAELMHPYYAAERGLVDDVIDPSETREVLIASLAMLRTKHADLPSRKHGNPPQ, encoded by the coding sequence ATGACCGTTTTGGACGAGACCTCCAGCGAGCCGAGCGACGCGCGTGGGCGTGTGGCCGAGCTGCACGATCTGCGCGAGCAGGCCCGGAGCGGGCCGAGCGAGCGTGCCACCCAGGCGCAGCATGCCAAGGGCAAGCTGACCGCCCGTGAGCGCATCGCGCTGTTGCTGGACGAGGGTTCGTTCAGGGAGGTCGAGCAGCTGCGCCGGCACCGGGCGACCGGCTTCGGCCTGGAGGCCAAGAAGCCGTACACCGACGGTGTCATCACCGGCTGGGGCACGGTCGAGGGCCGGACGGTCTTTGTCTACGCGCACGACTTCCGGATCTTCGGCGGCGCGCTGGGCGAGGCCCACGCCACGAAGATCCACAAGATCATGGACATGGCGATCTCGGCCGGTGCGCCGCTGGTCTCGCTGAACGACGGCGCCGGCGCCCGTATCCAGGAGGGCGTCTCGGCGCTGGCCGGCTACGGCGGCATCTTCCAGCGCAACACCCGCGCGTCCGGTGTCATCCCGCAGATCAGCGTGATGCTCGGCCCGTGCGCGGGCGGCGCGGCGTACTCGCCGGCGCTGACGGACTTCGTGTTCATGGTCCGTGAGACCTCGCAGATGTTCATCACCGGACCGGATGTGGTCAAGGCCGTCACCGGTGAGGAGATCACGCAGAACGGGCTCGGCGGCGCGGATGTGCACGCCGAGACCTCCGGCGTCGCGCACTTCGCGTACGACGACGAGGAGACCTGCATCGCGGAGGTCCGCTACCTGCTGGCGATGCTCCCCTCCAACAACCGCGAGAACCCACCGGTCGCACACGCCGAGGACCCCGCCGACCGGCGCTCCGACGTACTCCTGGACCTCGTACCGGCGGACGGAAACCGCCCGTACGACATGCACAAGGTGATCGAGGAGCTCGTCGACGACGGCGACTACCTCGAGATCCACGAGCGCTGGGCCCGCAACATCATCTGCGCACTGGCCCGTCTCGACGGCCAGGTGGTCGGCATCGTCGCCAACCAGCCGCAGACCCTGGCCGGTGTCCTGGACATCGAGGCCTCCGAGAAGGCGGCGCGCTTCGTGCAGATGTGCGACGCCTTCAACATCCCGATCATCACCCTTTTGGACGTCCCCGGCTTCCTGCCGGGCGTCGACCAGGAGCACGGTGGAATCATCAGGCACGGCGCGAAGCTGCTGTACGCGTACTGCAACGCGACGGTGCCGAGGATCTCGCTGATCCTGCGCAAGGCGTACGGCGGTGCCTACATCGTCATGGACTCCCAGTCCATCGGCGCGGACCTCACCTACGCCTGGCCGACCAACGAGATCGCGGTGATGGGCGCCGAAGGTGCCGCCAATGTCATCTTCCGCAGGCAGATCGCCGAAGCCGAGGACCCCGAGGCCATGCGGGTGCGCATGGTCAAGGAGTACAAGGCAGAGCTGATGCACCCCTACTACGCCGCGGAGCGCGGCCTGGTCGACGACGTCATCGACCCGTCCGAGACGCGCGAGGTGCTGATCGCATCCCTCGCCATGCTCCGCACCAAGCACGCCGACCTGCCGTCGCGCAAGCACGGCAACCCCCCGCAGTAA
- a CDS encoding DUF742 domain-containing protein, producing the protein MATPPGGRPYDGAHQNPGDHSQNRFNFPSTPSRQGTQQPYQQPQQPYDPSYDQPQPRIQPVQPRRAPEPAPAAHNPLVRPYAMTGGRTRPRYQLAIEALVSTTADPARLQGQLPEHQRICRLCFEIKSVAEISALLTIPLGVARILVADLAEAGLVAIHQPGGDESAGGQPAVTLLERVLSGLRKL; encoded by the coding sequence GTGGCAACACCCCCAGGCGGACGCCCGTATGACGGTGCTCACCAGAACCCGGGTGATCACTCTCAGAACCGCTTCAACTTCCCCTCCACGCCGAGCAGACAGGGCACCCAACAGCCTTACCAGCAGCCGCAGCAGCCGTACGACCCGTCGTACGACCAGCCGCAGCCGCGCATCCAGCCGGTGCAGCCGCGACGGGCGCCGGAGCCCGCTCCCGCGGCGCACAACCCCTTGGTGCGCCCGTACGCCATGACCGGCGGCCGTACCCGGCCGCGCTACCAGCTCGCCATCGAGGCACTGGTCAGCACCACGGCCGATCCCGCCCGGCTGCAAGGGCAGTTGCCCGAGCACCAGCGGATCTGCCGGCTCTGCTTCGAGATCAAGTCGGTCGCCGAGATCTCGGCACTTCTCACCATCCCCCTCGGCGTTGCCCGGATCCTCGTCGCCGACCTGGCGGAGGCCGGACTTGTCGCCATTCACCAGCCCGGCGGCGACGAGTCCGCCGGCGGCCAGCCAGCCGTGACACTGCTCGAAAGGGTGCTCAGTGGACTTCGCAAGCTCTAG
- a CDS encoding polysaccharide lyase 8 family protein produces the protein MFLATAGASALAFTSPGHAMADEYDDEYDDEYETLRLRWLEIGLGTGYDPTAEPYASRLAETGRLAAGFRASMAPTDTSLWPGYRFDPPSGITQSYSRLWTMTQAYAQQGTGLTGDAGLLADIIRGLDHLAARIYNPSTTRYGNWWEWQIGSPRLLMDIVAVLHDRLTETRRAQAFAAVDHFIPDAVLGDYTGTSTGANRVDLCRSVTLRGVLGRAPGKIALAREALSPVFPYVTKGDGLYADGSFVQHTWVAYSGTYGQVMLDGLGRLFALLAGSTWAVTDPNRQIILDSVEHAYAPLIYNGLMMDSVNGRAVSRGYLKSDERRIMRSDHFHGQGLIAAIALLAGGASAAERDRWHARIKGWIERDTTTPILTGRQFGVADLSRLYAVAAAPVPAAPEPVGHQLFAAMDRAVHRRPGWAANISMASERIAYYECGNGENPRGWHTGAGMLYWWPGEAAGDQYTNWFWPTVDPYRLPGTTVSTKRLADRAGGEWGEPKPAARWVGGASDGEFAAVGQHLLGLGSTLRARKSWFCVADAVVCLGAGISSTDGVPVETVVDNRNLGADGTNDFTAGRGWAHLEGHGGWIFPDGTKPLRTLREDRTGAWSDINTTSSTERVTRRYQTLWLDHGTDPADASYVYLLMPGASCRTLAARARDEYWLEILANTRACQAVSVRSLGLTAANFWQPGTVGRLTSTAEASALVRSNRRTATLHISEPPRTGAPVEITWNHPVRKVTSKDASVEVLATGPSLRLRIAAGTAGATQHCEVALR, from the coding sequence ATGTTTCTCGCCACCGCCGGAGCAAGCGCTCTTGCCTTCACCTCTCCGGGACATGCGATGGCCGACGAGTACGACGACGAGTACGACGACGAGTACGAAACCCTGCGGCTGCGCTGGCTGGAGATCGGCCTCGGCACCGGCTACGACCCGACCGCCGAGCCGTACGCCTCCCGCCTCGCCGAGACCGGAAGGCTCGCCGCCGGATTCCGCGCCTCCATGGCCCCCACCGACACCTCGCTGTGGCCCGGCTACCGCTTCGACCCGCCCTCCGGCATCACCCAGAGCTACAGCCGCCTGTGGACCATGACCCAGGCGTACGCGCAGCAGGGCACCGGCCTCACCGGCGACGCCGGGCTCCTCGCCGACATCATCCGCGGGCTCGACCATCTCGCCGCGAGGATCTACAACCCCTCCACCACCCGCTACGGCAACTGGTGGGAGTGGCAGATCGGCAGCCCCCGCCTCCTCATGGACATCGTCGCCGTCCTCCACGACCGGCTCACCGAGACCCGGCGGGCGCAGGCCTTCGCCGCCGTCGACCACTTCATCCCCGACGCCGTGCTCGGTGACTACACCGGCACATCCACCGGCGCCAACCGCGTCGACCTCTGCCGCTCCGTCACCCTGCGCGGTGTCCTCGGCAGAGCCCCCGGGAAGATCGCGCTGGCCCGCGAAGCCCTCTCGCCCGTCTTCCCTTACGTCACCAAGGGCGACGGCCTCTACGCCGACGGCTCGTTCGTCCAGCACACCTGGGTCGCCTACTCCGGGACGTACGGACAGGTGATGCTCGACGGCCTCGGCCGCCTCTTCGCACTGCTCGCCGGCTCGACCTGGGCCGTCACCGACCCGAACCGGCAGATCATCCTGGACAGCGTCGAGCACGCGTACGCGCCACTGATCTACAACGGGCTGATGATGGACAGCGTCAACGGCCGTGCCGTCAGCCGGGGTTACCTCAAGAGCGACGAGCGCAGGATCATGCGCAGCGACCACTTCCACGGGCAGGGGCTGATCGCCGCCATCGCGCTCCTCGCGGGCGGCGCCTCCGCCGCCGAGCGGGACCGCTGGCACGCCCGGATCAAGGGCTGGATCGAACGGGACACCACCACGCCGATCCTCACCGGCCGGCAGTTCGGCGTCGCCGACCTCTCCCGGCTCTATGCGGTCGCCGCCGCACCCGTGCCCGCCGCGCCCGAGCCGGTCGGCCATCAGCTCTTCGCCGCGATGGACCGGGCCGTGCACCGCCGGCCCGGCTGGGCCGCGAACATCTCCATGGCCTCGGAGCGGATCGCGTACTACGAGTGCGGCAACGGCGAGAATCCGCGCGGCTGGCACACCGGCGCCGGAATGCTCTACTGGTGGCCGGGCGAGGCGGCGGGGGACCAGTACACCAACTGGTTCTGGCCCACCGTCGACCCTTACCGGCTGCCCGGAACGACCGTGTCGACCAAGCGACTTGCCGACCGGGCGGGCGGCGAGTGGGGCGAGCCCAAGCCCGCCGCGAGATGGGTGGGCGGCGCGAGCGACGGCGAGTTCGCGGCCGTCGGCCAGCATCTGCTCGGCCTCGGCTCCACCCTCCGGGCCCGTAAGTCCTGGTTCTGCGTCGCCGACGCGGTCGTCTGCCTCGGCGCGGGCATCTCGAGCACCGACGGAGTGCCCGTCGAGACGGTCGTGGACAACCGCAACCTCGGCGCCGACGGTACGAACGACTTCACGGCCGGGCGCGGCTGGGCACATCTCGAAGGCCACGGCGGCTGGATCTTCCCGGACGGTACGAAGCCGCTGCGCACCCTGCGCGAGGACCGGACCGGCGCCTGGAGCGACATCAACACCACCAGCTCCACCGAGCGCGTCACCCGCCGCTACCAGACCCTCTGGCTCGACCACGGCACCGACCCGGCGGACGCTTCGTACGTGTATCTGCTGATGCCCGGCGCGAGCTGCCGCACCCTCGCCGCCCGCGCCCGGGACGAGTACTGGCTGGAGATCCTCGCCAACACCAGGGCGTGCCAGGCCGTGTCCGTCCGCTCCCTGGGACTGACCGCGGCGAACTTCTGGCAGCCCGGTACGGTGGGCCGGCTCACTTCAACGGCCGAGGCGAGTGCCCTCGTACGGAGTAATCGCCGCACCGCAACCCTCCACATCAGTGAGCCGCCGCGTACCGGAGCGCCTGTGGAGATCACCTGGAATCATCCCGTGCGCAAGGTGACCAGCAAGGACGCGTCCGTCGAAGTGCTCGCCACCGGCCCGTCGCTGCGGCTGCGGATCGCTGCCGGGACTGCCGGAGCCACCCAGCACTGTGAGGTGGCTCTCAGGTGA
- a CDS encoding GTP-binding protein encodes MDFASSSGGGARSTTSAKIVVAGGFGVGKTTFVGAVSEINPLRTEAVMTSASAGIDDLTHTGDKTTTTVAMDFGRITLDQDLILYLFGTPGQDRFWFMWDDLVRGAIGAIVLVDTRRLADCFPAVDYFENSGLPFVVALNGFEGHQPYNPEEVREALQIGPDAPIITTDARHRADAKSALITLVEHALMARLK; translated from the coding sequence GTGGACTTCGCAAGCTCTAGCGGCGGTGGGGCACGGTCGACCACCTCCGCGAAGATCGTGGTGGCGGGCGGCTTCGGCGTGGGCAAGACCACGTTCGTCGGCGCCGTCTCGGAGATCAACCCGCTGCGTACCGAAGCCGTCATGACCAGCGCCTCCGCGGGCATCGACGACCTGACCCACACCGGGGACAAGACCACCACCACGGTGGCCATGGACTTCGGCCGTATCACCCTGGACCAGGACCTGATCCTGTACCTGTTCGGCACGCCCGGCCAGGACCGCTTCTGGTTCATGTGGGACGACCTCGTCCGCGGCGCGATCGGCGCCATCGTGCTGGTCGACACCCGCCGCCTCGCCGACTGCTTCCCGGCGGTCGACTACTTCGAGAACAGCGGGCTGCCGTTCGTCGTCGCCCTCAATGGCTTCGAGGGACATCAGCCCTACAACCCCGAAGAAGTACGCGAAGCCCTGCAGATCGGCCCGGACGCACCCATCATCACCACCGACGCCCGCCACCGCGCGGACGCCAAGAGCGCACTCATCACCCTGGTCGAGCACGCCCTGATGGCCCGGCTCAAGTAG
- a CDS encoding acyl-CoA carboxylase subunit epsilon — translation MSTPAEASASSSLLRVEKGQADPEELAAITAVLLARAASQPDAVPTHRGRSAAGWRRLERQSGFRTAHSWQG, via the coding sequence ATGAGCACTCCTGCAGAGGCCTCTGCGTCCTCCTCCCTGCTGCGCGTGGAGAAGGGTCAAGCCGACCCCGAGGAGCTGGCCGCGATCACCGCGGTGCTGCTCGCCCGCGCGGCGTCCCAGCCCGACGCTGTCCCGACCCACCGTGGCCGCTCCGCGGCCGGCTGGCGCCGCCTGGAGCGCCAGTCCGGCTTCCGTACGGCCCACAGCTGGCAGGGCTGA
- a CDS encoding glycoside hydrolase family 64 protein, giving the protein MFLSGTAAAATALTYPTWGSALSPHAKAAPSTCELAVENKSLPGTVNAYVTGHEQGTGRWVLLRPGGGVYYPESPSAPQTPLPVDCAIPLRPAGAGPVVLTLPQMFGARVYFVRDNKLNFFVNPGPALVEPAFATPADANYGRTWSFAEFTFNPTQLYANISYVDLVTALPIGLTLTGDATHKVAALPNGALQKIADGLVAQAGRDGQPWDKLVIRGSDGQVLRVISPQNLMAPFFDRPAEMPFRNVFDNYINQVWQKYRSTDLRIDLQGGRGVRTGRVNGDVMTFTGGHTFAKPTSKDIFTCNHGPFANNPGDPDDKKGLLARLAAGFNRTTLLTHPDQPNSATSADYYQDPATNHWSRVLHANTPIGYAFPYDDVRPDGQPDVSGAAFDGNPRRFTLTVGS; this is encoded by the coding sequence ATGTTCCTTTCCGGCACCGCTGCTGCCGCGACAGCGCTCACCTACCCGACCTGGGGAAGCGCTCTCAGCCCGCACGCCAAGGCCGCGCCCTCCACCTGCGAACTGGCCGTGGAGAACAAGTCGTTGCCCGGCACGGTCAACGCGTACGTCACCGGCCATGAGCAGGGCACCGGACGCTGGGTGCTGCTCCGTCCGGGCGGCGGTGTCTACTACCCCGAGTCCCCGTCCGCGCCGCAGACCCCGCTCCCCGTCGACTGCGCCATCCCGCTGCGGCCGGCCGGTGCGGGCCCGGTGGTGCTGACCCTGCCGCAGATGTTCGGCGCCCGCGTCTACTTCGTACGCGACAACAAGCTCAACTTCTTCGTCAACCCCGGCCCTGCCCTGGTCGAGCCGGCTTTCGCGACCCCCGCCGACGCCAACTACGGCCGCACCTGGTCCTTCGCGGAGTTCACCTTCAACCCGACGCAGCTGTACGCCAACATCAGCTATGTCGACCTGGTGACCGCACTCCCGATCGGTCTCACGCTGACCGGCGATGCCACCCACAAGGTCGCGGCTCTCCCGAACGGCGCGCTGCAGAAGATCGCCGACGGCCTTGTCGCCCAGGCGGGCCGCGACGGCCAGCCCTGGGACAAGCTGGTCATCCGCGGCTCCGACGGCCAGGTGCTGCGGGTGATCTCACCGCAGAACCTGATGGCTCCGTTCTTCGACCGCCCGGCGGAGATGCCCTTCCGGAACGTCTTCGACAACTACATCAACCAGGTCTGGCAGAAGTACCGCTCGACCGATCTGCGGATCGATCTGCAGGGCGGGCGGGGCGTACGCACCGGGCGCGTCAACGGCGACGTCATGACCTTCACCGGCGGCCACACCTTCGCCAAGCCGACCTCGAAGGACATCTTCACCTGCAATCACGGCCCGTTCGCCAACAACCCCGGTGACCCGGACGACAAGAAGGGCCTGCTGGCCAGGCTCGCCGCGGGCTTCAACCGGACGACCCTGCTGACCCACCCCGACCAGCCGAACAGCGCAACCTCGGCCGACTACTACCAGGATCCGGCCACCAACCACTGGTCGCGCGTGCTGCACGCCAACACCCCGATCGGCTACGCCTTCCCGTACGACGACGTCCGTCCGGACGGCCAGCCGGATGTCTCCGGCGCGGCGTTCGACGGCAACCCGCGGCGCTTCACGCTGACGGTCGGTTCCTGA
- a CDS encoding nitrate- and nitrite sensing domain-containing protein, with product MRRSMTSSAEQQARGNFTPPQRAAASPAIEPGPPAPAAGSSSRLSPRNWRVPTRLNAILLIPVLVGLVMGGFQVKSSINTWNEAQDAEKTALIVRAASEYGQALLNERDLTAPYLLAGARKDPTVTKAYATTDDAKQKFDLAVQDLPEKQGLERRLSLFRAEEPSLADLRKTAYIEGIESKSAVGTEEGYVKVQHSLMEFSNELGLGTGNITSYGRTVYAIQLAKAAASLQRSIGLHLLIRPSGDDTTRAKQTIAFNSYNYLEQIALGEYVSGGTQEDTDNLQQIMAGKAVAGEKQLKAAGLNPPRDPKGNVLPGMAAKIGQGLSPKQLKKIDVTPTTWMGASTAKFDGYTEIENNLVDKAVTEAAQISDDAKQDAIVNGAIVVIALLTAFILAGLMARQMSRSMRQLRTAAFGIAEQRLPMLVDQLSRTEPGRVDTRVQPIPIDTLDEIGEVARAFDQVHREAVRLAAEQAMLRGNVNAIFTNLSRRNQSLIEGQLTLITDLENNEADPDQLENLFKLDHLATRMRRNGENLLVLAGEEPGRRWNQPVPLVDVLRAASSEVESYERIEMTGVPETDIHGQAVTDLVHLLAELLENATTFSSPQTKVRVTATRLPDGRVMVEIHDKGIGLTAEDFADINHKLANPPTVDAAVSQRMGLFVVGRLADRHGIRVQLRPSGEQAGTTSLVMLPDAITHGGGGEALPEDDFTVSQIIPEQQSFEPAPIQAPPMRTAAELGFDDSRYDDPSDASPQLDPVGRSLMREERRAALEAQAQGGEHPLYRDEVDYSQGQQQYASEYGQDYSQEYAQEQPQAYDGYQQSGGYPEPQEHHESAYAEANYQAPQTQDSQYDGQFDTQSHQGDWSNQGTYQGGFEPDYRSEPESAPSAPTNVSERVGFERPGPAPSSSHATTNAGLPRRGSIQQSQPQQQWQQPAEQAKQAPQGAQAEADGSSNGAGSEDWRSTNDERWQRAEKLREPKAGGVTSSGLPRRVPKANLVEGTAEQTPQGGPQVSRAPEDVRGRLSNLRRGVQQGRNAGTDTNGSGFGPGSSTYNQER from the coding sequence GTGAGGCGAAGCATGACGAGCTCCGCAGAGCAGCAGGCGCGGGGCAACTTCACCCCGCCGCAGCGCGCAGCGGCGTCGCCTGCGATTGAGCCCGGTCCGCCGGCCCCGGCCGCCGGCAGCTCAAGCCGGCTGTCCCCGCGCAACTGGCGAGTGCCCACCCGCCTGAACGCGATCCTCCTCATCCCCGTGCTCGTCGGGCTGGTGATGGGCGGCTTCCAGGTCAAGTCCTCCATCAACACCTGGAACGAGGCGCAGGACGCCGAGAAGACGGCGCTGATCGTGCGCGCCGCCTCGGAGTACGGCCAGGCACTGCTCAACGAGCGTGACCTCACGGCGCCGTATCTGCTCGCCGGTGCCCGCAAGGATCCGACCGTCACCAAGGCGTACGCGACCACGGACGACGCGAAGCAGAAGTTCGACCTGGCCGTCCAGGACCTGCCCGAGAAGCAGGGCCTGGAGCGCCGTCTGAGTCTCTTCCGGGCCGAGGAGCCCAGCCTCGCCGACCTGCGCAAGACCGCGTACATCGAGGGCATCGAGTCCAAGTCCGCGGTCGGCACCGAAGAGGGCTACGTCAAGGTCCAGCACTCGCTGATGGAGTTCTCCAACGAGCTCGGCCTCGGCACCGGCAACATCACCAGCTACGGCCGTACGGTCTACGCGATCCAGCTGGCCAAGGCCGCCGCGTCGCTGCAGCGCTCCATCGGCCTGCACCTGCTGATCCGTCCCAGCGGGGACGACACGACCCGCGCCAAGCAGACCATCGCGTTCAACTCGTACAACTACCTTGAGCAGATCGCGCTCGGTGAGTACGTCTCCGGCGGTACGCAGGAAGACACCGACAACCTGCAGCAGATCATGGCGGGCAAGGCCGTCGCGGGCGAGAAGCAGCTGAAGGCCGCCGGTCTCAACCCGCCGCGGGACCCGAAGGGCAACGTCCTGCCCGGCATGGCCGCCAAGATCGGCCAGGGGCTGAGCCCCAAGCAGCTGAAGAAGATCGACGTCACGCCCACCACCTGGATGGGCGCGTCCACCGCCAAGTTCGACGGCTACACCGAGATCGAGAACAACCTCGTCGACAAGGCCGTGACCGAGGCCGCCCAGATCTCCGACGACGCCAAGCAGGACGCCATCGTCAACGGCGCCATCGTCGTGATCGCCCTGCTCACCGCCTTCATCCTGGCCGGGCTCATGGCCCGCCAGATGAGCCGCTCGATGCGCCAGCTGCGTACCGCCGCGTTCGGCATCGCCGAGCAGCGTCTGCCGATGCTGGTCGACCAGCTCTCGCGTACGGAGCCGGGCCGCGTCGACACCCGTGTGCAGCCGATCCCGATCGACACCCTGGACGAGATCGGCGAAGTCGCCCGCGCCTTCGACCAGGTCCACCGCGAGGCCGTCCGGCTCGCCGCCGAGCAGGCCATGCTCCGTGGCAACGTCAACGCGATCTTCACCAACCTCTCTCGCCGTAACCAGTCGCTGATCGAGGGCCAGCTGACCCTGATCACCGACCTGGAGAACAACGAGGCCGACCCGGACCAGCTGGAGAACCTCTTCAAGCTGGACCACCTGGCGACCCGTATGCGCCGCAACGGCGAGAACCTCCTGGTCCTCGCCGGCGAGGAGCCGGGGCGCCGCTGGAACCAGCCGGTGCCGCTGGTCGACGTGCTCCGCGCCGCCTCCTCGGAGGTGGAGTCCTACGAGCGCATCGAGATGACGGGCGTCCCGGAGACGGACATCCACGGCCAGGCCGTGACCGACCTTGTGCATCTGCTGGCCGAGCTGCTGGAGAACGCCACGACGTTCTCCTCGCCGCAGACCAAGGTCCGCGTGACAGCCACCCGGCTGCCCGACGGTCGCGTCATGGTCGAGATCCACGACAAGGGCATCGGCCTGACCGCCGAGGACTTCGCCGACATCAACCACAAGCTGGCCAACCCGCCGACGGTGGACGCCGCTGTCTCGCAGCGCATGGGCCTGTTCGTGGTCGGCCGCCTCGCCGACCGGCACGGCATCCGGGTCCAGCTGCGCCCCTCGGGCGAGCAGGCCGGCACCACCTCACTGGTCATGCTTCCCGACGCCATCACCCACGGTGGCGGTGGCGAGGCACTGCCCGAGGACGACTTCACGGTCTCCCAGATCATTCCGGAGCAGCAGTCGTTCGAGCCCGCTCCGATCCAGGCCCCGCCGATGCGCACGGCCGCGGAACTCGGCTTCGACGACTCCCGGTACGACGATCCCTCGGACGCCTCTCCGCAGCTCGACCCGGTGGGCCGCTCGCTGATGCGTGAGGAGCGCCGTGCCGCGCTGGAGGCGCAGGCACAGGGCGGCGAGCACCCGCTCTACCGCGACGAGGTGGACTACTCGCAGGGGCAGCAGCAGTACGCCTCCGAGTACGGCCAGGACTACTCGCAGGAGTACGCCCAGGAGCAGCCGCAGGCGTACGACGGCTACCAGCAGTCCGGCGGTTACCCGGAGCCCCAGGAGCACCACGAGTCGGCATATGCGGAAGCCAATTACCAGGCTCCGCAGACCCAGGATTCTCAGTACGACGGCCAGTTCGACACCCAGTCCCACCAGGGAGACTGGTCGAATCAAGGTACGTACCAGGGTGGGTTCGAGCCGGATTACCGGAGCGAACCGGAATCTGCACCCAGCGCCCCCACGAACGTCTCCGAGCGCGTAGGCTTCGAACGTCCGGGACCCGCTCCGAGCAGCAGTCACGCAACGACCAACGCCGGTCTGCCGCGGCGCGGCAGCATTCAGCAGTCGCAGCCCCAGCAGCAGTGGCAGCAGCCCGCCGAGCAGGCCAAACAGGCTCCGCAGGGCGCTCAGGCCGAGGCGGACGGCAGCAGCAACGGTGCCGGCTCCGAGGACTGGCGCTCGACCAACGACGAGCGCTGGCAGCGGGCGGAGAAGCTCCGCGAGCCGAAGGCGGGCGGGGTCACCTCCTCCGGTCTGCCGCGGCGGGTGCCCAAGGCGAACCTCGTCGAGGGCACGGCTGAGCAGACCCCGCAGGGCGGACCTCAGGTCTCCCGCGCCCCTGAGGACGTGCGTGGCAGGTTGAGCAACCTGCGGCGCGGTGTCCAGCAGGGACGCAACGCGGGGACGGACACGAACGGATCGGGCTTCGGCCCGGGCAGTAGTACCTACAACCAGGAGCGTTAG
- a CDS encoding GTP-binding protein, with protein sequence MDFASSSGGAARSTTSAKIVVAGGFGVGKTTFVGAVSEINPLRTEAVMTSASAGIDDLTHTGDKTTTTVAMDFGRITLDQDLILYLFGTPGQDRFWFMWDDLVRGAIGAVVLVDTRRLADCFPAVDYFENSGLPFVIALNGFDGHQPYNPEEVREALQIGPDTPIITTDARHRADAKSALITLVEHALMARLR encoded by the coding sequence GTGGACTTCGCAAGCTCTAGCGGCGGTGCAGCCCGCTCAACCACCAGCGCGAAGATCGTGGTGGCGGGCGGCTTCGGCGTGGGCAAGACCACGTTCGTCGGCGCCGTCTCGGAGATCAACCCGCTGCGTACCGAGGCCGTGATGACGTCTGCGTCCGCGGGCATCGACGACCTGACCCACACCGGGGACAAGACCACCACCACGGTGGCCATGGACTTCGGCCGTATCACCCTGGACCAGGACCTGATCCTGTACCTGTTCGGCACGCCCGGCCAGGACCGCTTCTGGTTCATGTGGGACGACCTCGTCCGCGGCGCCATCGGCGCGGTGGTCCTGGTGGACACGCGTCGTCTCGCCGACTGCTTCCCCGCCGTCGACTACTTCGAGAACAGCGGCCTGCCGTTCGTCATCGCCCTCAACGGCTTCGACGGACACCAGCCGTACAACCCCGAAGAGGTCCGTGAGGCGCTGCAGATCGGCCCGGACACCCCGATCATCACGACGGACGCCCGCCACCGCGCGGATGCCAAGAGCGCGCTCATCACCCTGGTCGAGCACGCCCTGATGGCCCGCCTGCGGTAG